One genomic window of Leptotrichia shahii includes the following:
- a CDS encoding 2,3-butanediol dehydrogenase: MATMKAARWHNRKDVRVEEVEIPEIRKEKQVKIAVKYAGICGSDLHEYLGGPIFIPANEPHPYTGEKAPITMGHEFCGEIIEIGSGVTKFKVGDRVTVEPILAKNGLIGKYNLDPNLNFVGLAGGGGGFSEFVVVNEDQAHKLPDEIDYEQGALTEPAAVAVYAVRQSKFNTGDTAAVFGCGPIGLLIIDALRASGATEIYAVEVSPERQEIAKKLGAIIVDPAKVNSVEFIKERTNGGVNVSYEVTGVPAVLQQSLEAAEKDGELMVVSIWETEASIQPNEVVIQERTIKGVIAYRDVFPKTLELMKQGYFSKDLLVTKRIKLEDIVNEGFEALVKEKSQVKILVSPK, translated from the coding sequence AAAGCGGCGAGATGGCATAATAGAAAAGATGTAAGAGTAGAAGAAGTTGAAATTCCAGAAATAAGAAAGGAAAAACAAGTAAAAATTGCAGTAAAATATGCAGGAATTTGTGGAAGTGATTTACATGAATATTTAGGGGGACCGATTTTTATTCCTGCAAATGAACCACATCCTTATACGGGAGAAAAAGCGCCAATTACAATGGGACATGAATTTTGTGGAGAAATTATAGAGATTGGAAGCGGAGTTACTAAATTTAAAGTTGGAGATAGAGTTACAGTTGAGCCTATTTTGGCAAAAAATGGATTAATTGGGAAATATAATTTGGATCCAAACTTGAATTTTGTTGGACTTGCAGGTGGAGGAGGAGGTTTTTCTGAATTTGTAGTTGTAAATGAGGATCAGGCTCATAAATTGCCAGATGAAATTGATTATGAACAAGGAGCATTAACTGAACCTGCAGCAGTAGCAGTTTATGCTGTCAGACAAAGTAAATTTAACACAGGAGATACAGCAGCAGTATTTGGATGCGGACCAATTGGGCTTCTTATTATTGATGCTTTAAGAGCTTCTGGAGCAACAGAAATTTATGCTGTGGAAGTTTCACCTGAAAGACAGGAAATCGCTAAAAAACTGGGAGCAATTATTGTAGATCCTGCAAAAGTAAATTCAGTTGAATTTATAAAAGAAAGAACAAATGGAGGAGTAAATGTTTCTTATGAAGTGACAGGAGTTCCTGCTGTATTGCAGCAGTCACTTGAAGCTGCGGAAAAAGATGGAGAGTTAATGGTTGTAAGCATCTGGGAAACAGAAGCATCAATTCAGCCTAATGAAGTGGTAATTCAAGAAAGAACAATAAAAGGAGTTATCGCATATCGTGATGTATTTCCTAAAACATTGGAATTAATGAAACAAGGATATTTCTCAAAAGATTTATTAGTGACAAAGAGAATTAAATTGGAAGATATTGTAAATGAAGGATTTGAAGCGTTAGTTAAAGAAAAAAGCCAAGTTAAGATTTTAGTATCTCCAAAATAA